The proteins below come from a single Prochlorococcus marinus str. MIT 9215 genomic window:
- a CDS encoding CCA tRNA nucleotidyltransferase, which translates to MNDISDYIQGELIKTPFNLYNLIAKYIESNNNTKVAFVGGYLRDLLISKFHKKSFSKPVDIDLVIEGSSIALAKFIKKNIVNVDFCLIKEFNVYNTVEININDYKIDIASARKEIYSAPGLNPTVTKSTIEEDLKRRDFTINSIAFEVSTRKIYDLFGGISDIKSKRLNLLHSNSISDDPSRLIRCAKYASRLDFNISNNSLKQSQETVKQWPWKSSETRQKMIYPPALGIRIRMELAEIYKHDNLNNVISKIHTWEIISILNENIKVDKKFLRGLNWIKKLNGNYMLYLLKDSEDLETACQRFLLNNSEIKILQDYSNIKKILKTNKTKFNHFSPSSWTEFIENKNLNDETVKLLICDGGPYWHNLFKWLFIYKFIKSKKDGEILKKEGWDPGKKMGEEIKRLRYLEIDKLNRN; encoded by the coding sequence ATGAACGATATCTCTGATTATATCCAAGGGGAATTAATCAAAACTCCATTTAATCTATATAACCTAATTGCTAAATACATAGAATCTAATAACAATACTAAAGTAGCTTTTGTTGGCGGTTATTTAAGAGATTTATTAATTAGTAAATTCCACAAAAAATCGTTTTCTAAACCTGTAGATATTGATCTTGTTATTGAAGGCTCCTCTATCGCTCTGGCAAAATTTATAAAAAAAAATATTGTAAATGTAGATTTTTGTTTAATCAAGGAATTTAATGTATACAATACTGTAGAAATAAATATTAATGACTATAAAATTGATATTGCTTCTGCAAGAAAGGAAATTTATTCTGCACCAGGCTTAAATCCCACGGTAACTAAAAGTACTATTGAGGAGGATCTTAAGAGGAGAGATTTCACTATAAATTCAATAGCCTTCGAGGTCTCCACAAGGAAAATCTACGATCTTTTTGGAGGAATTTCTGATATAAAAAGTAAAAGATTGAACTTACTTCATAGTAATAGTATTTCAGATGATCCAAGTAGATTAATTAGATGTGCAAAATATGCTTCAAGGTTAGATTTCAATATTTCAAATAATTCCCTCAAACAATCTCAAGAAACAGTTAAACAATGGCCATGGAAAAGTTCAGAAACTCGTCAGAAAATGATTTACCCTCCTGCGCTCGGCATACGAATAAGGATGGAACTAGCTGAAATATACAAACATGATAATTTGAATAATGTGATTTCGAAAATTCATACATGGGAAATTATCTCAATCTTAAATGAAAATATTAAAGTCGATAAAAAGTTTTTAAGAGGACTAAATTGGATTAAGAAGCTGAATGGAAATTATATGCTTTACTTGTTAAAAGATTCAGAAGATTTAGAAACAGCATGTCAAAGATTTTTGTTAAATAATAGTGAGATAAAAATATTACAAGATTATTCAAATATAAAAAAGATATTAAAAACCAACAAAACAAAATTCAATCATTTTTCACCATCAAGTTGGACAGAATTTATTGAGAACAAAAACCTTAATGATGAGACAGTCAAATTATTAATTTGTGATGGAGGTCCATACTGGCACAACTTATTTAAGTGGTTATTTATTTACAAATTCATAAAATCAAAAAAAGATGGAGAAATACTAAAAAAAGAAGGATGGGATCCTGGGAAGAAAATGGGAGAGGAAATCAAAAGATTAAGATATTTAGAAATTGATAAATTGAATAGAAATTGA
- a CDS encoding FGGY-family carbohydrate kinase produces MPDNLYGGLDFGTSGARISIINLQKKLVYSNSVPYSCSFKNPNSWINSCKNLLVSLPIQVKINLNKLAISGTSGTLIPSNLQGEPLGEAIPYDQACTEHNILLKSLASGEDHLQTPYSSLAKALKLIDKYGTNILLRHQSDWITGWFLKDWTHGEEGNNLKLGWDLEKESWPKSYLNTSWQKCLPQIVKSGKIIGQVNFDLAERFNLNKKLILISGTTDSNASVIAAGLGKEDGLTVLGTTIVVKKIIDKPIKKQGVTNHRVNGHWICGGASNAGCGILSQLFSDSEIKELSRQINPSKNTSLNLLPLNSKGERFPVNNANLEPILDPRPVSDSLYLHALFEGLAKIELKGWEKLGELTGHLPKKIITIGGGSKNPQWRKIREKIINIPIVSSKKTTSFGTALLAINAK; encoded by the coding sequence ATGCCTGATAATTTATATGGAGGATTAGATTTTGGAACAAGTGGTGCAAGAATATCAATAATTAATCTTCAAAAAAAATTAGTATATTCAAATTCAGTCCCTTATTCATGCAGCTTTAAAAATCCAAATTCCTGGATCAATTCTTGTAAAAATCTTTTAGTTAGTTTACCTATCCAGGTAAAAATTAACCTAAACAAATTGGCTATCTCCGGCACCTCAGGGACTTTAATACCATCTAATTTGCAAGGAGAGCCTTTAGGAGAAGCCATACCTTATGACCAAGCATGTACTGAGCATAATATCCTTCTTAAATCCTTAGCTTCTGGAGAAGATCATCTGCAAACTCCATACAGTAGTCTTGCTAAAGCATTAAAACTGATAGATAAATATGGGACAAATATACTTCTACGTCATCAATCTGATTGGATCACTGGTTGGTTTTTAAAAGATTGGACTCATGGAGAAGAAGGCAATAATCTAAAACTTGGTTGGGATCTAGAAAAAGAATCATGGCCAAAAAGTTATCTCAATACTTCATGGCAAAAATGCCTACCTCAAATAGTAAAAAGTGGGAAAATTATTGGACAAGTGAATTTTGATTTAGCGGAGAGATTTAACTTGAATAAGAAATTAATATTAATTTCAGGAACCACTGATTCTAATGCAAGTGTAATAGCTGCAGGTTTAGGTAAAGAAGATGGTCTCACAGTTTTAGGAACAACTATTGTAGTTAAGAAAATTATTGATAAACCTATAAAAAAACAAGGAGTTACAAACCATAGAGTAAACGGCCATTGGATATGTGGAGGAGCATCAAACGCAGGATGCGGTATCTTGTCTCAGTTATTCTCTGATTCAGAAATAAAGGAGCTCAGTCGACAAATTAATCCATCGAAAAATACTTCTTTAAATCTTTTACCTCTTAATAGTAAAGGAGAGAGATTTCCTGTTAATAATGCTAATTTAGAGCCGATACTTGATCCAAGACCAGTAAGCGACTCACTTTATTTACATGCATTATTCGAGGGGTTAGCCAAAATCGAATTGAAAGGATGGGAAAAACTAGGCGAACTAACAGGTCACCTTCCAAAAAAAATTATTACTATTGGTGGAGGTTCAAAAAACCCACAATGGAGAAAAATAAGAGAAAAAATTATCAATATACCAATAGTTTCCAGTAAAAAAACTACTTCATTTGGCACTGCCTTATTAGCGATTAATGCAAAATAA
- a CDS encoding phycobilisome protein, translating into MSVSKNNQPLLVDKKLDDLSNIKEFINSANSRLDAIISITNNSHAIAADAVTAMICENQDSLNSKISLNTTNKMSVCLRDGEIILRIVAYLLISNDESVLEKSCLKDLKNTYLALGVPLRNARRVFQLMRDATISDLNSTVNNMSVNKGFLPKLISETEFQFERIINLLN; encoded by the coding sequence ATGTCAGTTTCAAAGAATAATCAACCATTGTTAGTCGATAAGAAATTAGATGATTTAAGTAATATAAAAGAATTTATTAATAGTGCAAACTCAAGATTAGATGCAATAATCTCAATTACTAATAATTCACATGCAATTGCAGCAGACGCTGTAACAGCAATGATTTGCGAAAATCAAGATTCACTTAATTCAAAAATATCTTTAAATACAACTAACAAGATGTCCGTTTGTTTAAGAGATGGAGAAATAATCCTAAGGATTGTTGCTTATCTTTTAATTTCTAATGACGAATCAGTTTTAGAAAAAAGTTGTTTGAAGGATCTTAAAAATACTTATCTTGCTCTTGGGGTACCTTTAAGAAATGCAAGAAGGGTTTTTCAATTAATGCGAGACGCAACTATCTCTGATTTGAATTCAACAGTTAATAACATGAGCGTAAACAAAGGCTTTCTTCCTAAATTAATATCTGAAACAGAGTTTCAATTTGAAAGGATAATTAATCTTTTAAACTAG
- the selD gene encoding selenide, water dikinase SelD, producing MSFNHLVLIGGGHTNVLLMKKWLMCPKLMPEIPVSIISRDSHLVYSAIFPSVISKSISIEESLIDIKSLAKNANVSFIEEEVKDIDFNLKKIALSNRPSIKYSKLMLNYGSQTTIPKEFESLVKNRDAFLIKPFLRAHELIQKEDIFDSVNELPFVIVGSGLAAIEVSYALRKRWRGRSLKLLCDSRKINHKILKSLRNSNIDLVENLNFDYGRVLLCTGNTSPLWAQKKILDSDSRGRIITNQNLQLKSLSGVFAAGDCSVVGSAERPASGVFAVKVVNTLVQNLKKDIEGGLLKKWFPQRIGLQIVNIFPSHHQKAFAIYRNFVFGPSFLFWILKHKIDLNFINKFRLKRLIMQGSEKNISLNDCRGCAAKVPQFVLNKSLINSNLDSFASYPEDSVEIYQNGQDIILQSVDGFPALVSDPWLNAKITTLHACSDLWACGAKLSSAQALISLPKVEREFQSYLFSQSLQGIKSTVEDHGGELLGGHTFEARSLVNKPYSLGIDISLTVQGILKNGAKPWLKSGMNDGDILMMSRPLGVGIYFAGQMQNINMLGSSSEIINNLVKSQQYLIDEIYLFQNQFKESLVNAATDITGYGFIGHLKEMVDSSNLYRKKNNLEPLKVLLDLFAFKAYSGVFDLIRKDVKSTFFESNKEIFDKIYKGNKQKRIINFLNENSLDKETFNERISLLLDPQTCGPLLISCNRKYENNLKDKWYKVGEVVKM from the coding sequence ATGTCTTTTAATCATCTAGTACTAATTGGAGGAGGTCACACCAATGTCCTTTTAATGAAGAAATGGTTAATGTGCCCGAAATTAATGCCAGAAATTCCTGTTTCAATTATATCTAGAGATTCTCATTTGGTTTATTCGGCGATATTCCCATCGGTGATTTCAAAATCAATTTCTATTGAAGAGAGTTTAATTGATATAAAATCTTTAGCAAAAAATGCAAATGTATCTTTTATAGAGGAAGAAGTAAAAGATATTGATTTCAATTTAAAGAAAATTGCATTAAGTAATAGACCTTCAATTAAATACTCGAAGTTGATGCTTAATTATGGAAGTCAAACAACAATTCCAAAAGAATTTGAGTCACTAGTTAAAAATCGGGATGCTTTTTTAATTAAACCTTTTTTGAGGGCTCATGAATTAATACAAAAAGAGGATATTTTTGATTCAGTCAATGAACTTCCATTTGTAATAGTTGGGAGTGGCCTTGCTGCAATTGAAGTATCATATGCTTTGAGAAAAAGATGGAGAGGTAGATCTTTAAAATTGTTATGTGATTCAAGAAAGATTAATCATAAAATTCTAAAAAGTTTACGGAATTCCAATATTGATTTAGTTGAAAACCTTAATTTTGATTATGGTAGGGTTCTTTTATGTACTGGTAATACATCTCCTTTATGGGCACAAAAAAAAATATTAGATTCCGATTCACGTGGCAGAATAATCACAAATCAAAATTTGCAGTTGAAAAGTTTATCCGGGGTCTTTGCTGCGGGTGATTGCTCAGTTGTAGGTTCAGCAGAAAGACCAGCTTCTGGAGTTTTTGCAGTAAAAGTTGTAAATACATTAGTTCAAAACCTAAAAAAGGATATAGAAGGGGGATTATTAAAAAAGTGGTTTCCTCAAAGGATCGGATTACAAATAGTTAATATATTTCCAAGTCATCATCAAAAGGCTTTTGCTATTTATCGTAATTTTGTTTTTGGCCCTTCTTTTCTTTTTTGGATTTTAAAGCATAAAATTGATCTGAACTTTATTAACAAGTTCAGATTAAAAAGGCTAATTATGCAAGGTAGTGAAAAAAATATTTCATTGAATGATTGCAGGGGATGTGCAGCTAAAGTCCCTCAGTTTGTTTTGAATAAATCATTAATAAATTCTAATTTAGATTCTTTTGCCTCATACCCTGAAGATTCAGTTGAGATATATCAAAATGGTCAAGATATTATCTTGCAAAGTGTAGATGGATTCCCTGCTTTGGTGAGTGATCCTTGGCTTAATGCAAAAATTACTACTTTGCATGCTTGCTCAGATTTGTGGGCATGCGGAGCAAAACTTTCATCTGCGCAGGCTTTAATTTCATTACCAAAAGTTGAAAGGGAATTTCAGAGTTACCTCTTTTCGCAATCCCTTCAAGGTATTAAATCAACAGTTGAAGATCATGGAGGTGAATTACTTGGAGGCCATACTTTCGAGGCAAGAAGTTTAGTAAATAAACCTTATTCACTAGGAATAGATATTTCTTTAACTGTCCAAGGCATCTTAAAAAATGGAGCAAAACCATGGCTTAAATCTGGAATGAATGATGGAGATATTCTTATGATGTCTAGACCTCTCGGCGTTGGGATTTACTTTGCTGGTCAAATGCAAAATATTAATATGCTAGGTAGTTCTTCTGAAATAATTAATAATTTAGTAAAGAGTCAGCAATATTTGATTGATGAAATTTATCTTTTTCAAAATCAATTTAAAGAATCATTAGTCAATGCTGCGACTGACATTACTGGATATGGATTTATTGGACATCTTAAAGAGATGGTGGATTCATCTAATTTATATAGGAAAAAAAATAATCTTGAGCCACTAAAAGTTTTATTAGATTTATTTGCATTTAAAGCTTATTCTGGAGTATTTGATTTAATAAGAAAAGATGTAAAAAGTACTTTTTTTGAATCTAATAAAGAAATTTTTGACAAAATTTATAAAGGAAATAAGCAAAAAAGAATAATTAATTTTTTAAACGAAAATTCATTAGATAAAGAGACTTTTAATGAGAGAATATCGTTACTATTAGATCCTCAAACATGCGGACCCTTGTTGATTAGTTGCAATCGTAAATATGAAAATAATCTTAAAGATAAATGGTACAAGGTTGGAGAAGTTGTAAAAATGTAA
- a CDS encoding TVP38/TMEM64 family protein, whose amino-acid sequence MNKIQKFLSVVFFIAIFVVLIYLIQNYGIEPLRNKIESMGIWAPFGIFILRGVSIILPALPSSAYSLLAGSLLGFQKGYMTIIFSDIVFCQAAFFIARNYGRVPVRNLVGPKAMKKIEGFNQNQLEENFFLMTGLLMTGLFDFLSYAIGIGGTRWKIFTPALLISLLISDSILVAVGAGVSQGAGLFLGIALLGMFALATISGLAKNKMPK is encoded by the coding sequence ATGAATAAAATACAGAAATTTCTTTCAGTAGTTTTTTTTATAGCAATATTTGTAGTATTGATTTATTTAATCCAAAATTATGGGATTGAACCTCTAAGGAACAAAATAGAAAGTATGGGGATTTGGGCTCCTTTTGGAATATTCATACTCAGAGGAGTAAGTATTATTTTGCCTGCCCTTCCAAGTTCAGCTTATTCTCTGCTAGCTGGTTCATTACTAGGATTTCAGAAAGGTTACATGACAATAATCTTTTCTGATATCGTTTTTTGCCAAGCTGCTTTCTTTATCGCAAGAAATTATGGTCGGGTTCCTGTACGTAATTTAGTCGGCCCGAAAGCAATGAAAAAGATTGAAGGTTTTAATCAAAACCAGCTAGAAGAAAATTTCTTTCTTATGACAGGTCTACTGATGACTGGCCTTTTTGATTTTCTAAGCTACGCAATTGGTATTGGAGGAACTCGCTGGAAAATATTTACTCCTGCATTATTAATTAGTCTTCTAATCAGTGACTCTATACTAGTAGCAGTAGGAGCTGGAGTTAGCCAGGGAGCAGGATTATTTCTAGGGATTGCTCTATTGGGAATGTTTGCTTTAGCGACTATTTCAGGATTGGCAAAAAATAAAATGCCTAAATAA
- the mtnP gene encoding S-methyl-5'-thioadenosine phosphorylase gives MNKEHLLPIEKSRLGVIGGSGFYSMDQMEYLREIEINTPYGKPSDLIRVYNLGKLEIAFIPRHGRTHRLNPSEIPYKANLWALRSIGVRWIIAPSAVGSLQEQIRPLDIVVPDQFIDRTKNRPATFFNEGAVAHVTMGDPFCTNLCRIISEIGEKNIPGGRQLHRGGTYLAMEGPAFSTRAESKLYRSWGCSIIGMTNHTEARLAKEAEIAYSSLSMVTDYDCWHQTHQEVSVEMVLDNLRSNTEVANKIIFEVAKSIEKERPKSKSHFSLKDGLLTQKENIPSSTKNKLKIFTDSYWSY, from the coding sequence ATGAATAAAGAACATTTATTACCAATTGAAAAATCAAGATTAGGTGTAATAGGTGGTAGTGGATTTTATTCAATGGATCAAATGGAGTATTTAAGAGAAATAGAAATCAACACCCCCTATGGTAAACCTTCTGATTTAATAAGAGTATATAATCTTGGAAAGCTAGAGATAGCATTTATTCCTAGACATGGCAGAACACATAGATTAAATCCTTCTGAAATACCTTATAAAGCTAATCTTTGGGCTCTAAGATCAATAGGTGTAAGATGGATTATTGCTCCATCAGCAGTTGGTTCATTACAAGAACAGATAAGGCCTCTTGATATAGTGGTGCCAGATCAATTTATTGACCGGACAAAAAATAGACCAGCAACATTCTTTAATGAGGGAGCTGTAGCTCACGTAACTATGGGAGATCCCTTTTGCACAAATTTATGCAGAATAATAAGTGAAATAGGAGAAAAAAATATTCCTGGCGGTAGACAATTACATAGAGGGGGTACTTATCTAGCAATGGAAGGTCCTGCTTTTTCGACCAGAGCAGAATCTAAATTGTATAGAAGCTGGGGATGTTCAATAATAGGAATGACAAATCATACAGAAGCAAGATTAGCTAAAGAGGCTGAGATAGCTTACTCCTCATTATCAATGGTTACTGATTATGATTGCTGGCATCAAACACATCAAGAAGTTTCTGTAGAAATGGTTTTGGACAATCTTAGATCTAATACTGAAGTGGCTAATAAAATAATCTTCGAAGTCGCTAAATCAATTGAAAAAGAAAGACCAAAAAGTAAATCTCATTTTTCATTAAAAGATGGATTGTTAACCCAAAAAGAAAATATCCCTAGCTCAACAAAAAATAAGCTAAAGATATTTACTGATTCTTATTGGTCTTATTAG
- a CDS encoding UvrD-helicase domain-containing protein produces the protein MPQTNNFLFKSLNNQQLQAVKHVYGPLLVVAGAGSGKTKALTHRIANLIENNSIDPYNILAVTFTNKAAKEMKARLEVLLAQELAFNQFGQPWTTLKEIDQNQLRTNVYQERLQNLWIGTFHSLFSRLLRYDIEKYTDPEGLKWTRQFSIYDETDSQTLVKEIISQDMNLDPKRYDPKKIKRLISNAKNQCLTSNDLLEKADNNFDKTVAEAYKRYRISLSKNNSLDFDDLLLLPVFLLRQNDIVRDYWHKRFKHILVDEYQDTNRTQYELIKLITAGNTEPKKFFNWQDRSIFVVGDADQSIYSFRAADFRILIGFQEDFKTLINDDTKSSLIKLEENYRSSSNILDAANSLIENNSERIDKVLKATKEKGELLTLLSCDDEISEAEAITNKIKSLNHYNQNPIWKNFAILYRTRAQSRVIEESLVRWRIPYTIFGGLRFYDRREIKDVIAYLKVLVNSSDNVSLLRIINVPRRGIGKTTIQKLNELSNRLNIPLWEVLNDKQSLEETVGRSSKGINKFTEIMNDLLCYLENSGPAQLLQLILEKSGYLSDLLSSGTEESEDRRNNLQELINAATQYEEETESGDVEGFLSTAALTTDNDTKKNDPNSVTLMTLHNSKGLEFQNVFITGLEQGLFPSHRSIDTPSLLEEERRLCYVGITRAKERIFLSHARERRLWGGMREATIPSIFLSEIPEDLMDGELPQTGGASIRRDWHLDRLTRVDRNNQNEFVNKPINAVRKLYSGPSKGKSWIVGDMLIHSKFGKGEIIHIFGSGEKISLAVKFGNKGSKILDPRLAPIRYVS, from the coding sequence GTGCCTCAAACCAACAATTTCCTTTTTAAGTCCCTAAACAATCAACAACTTCAAGCAGTAAAACATGTTTATGGACCACTATTAGTTGTAGCAGGTGCAGGTAGCGGGAAAACTAAAGCTCTTACACATAGAATTGCAAATCTTATTGAAAATAACTCTATAGATCCCTATAACATTCTCGCAGTAACTTTCACTAACAAAGCTGCTAAAGAAATGAAAGCAAGATTAGAGGTTCTTCTAGCCCAAGAATTAGCTTTTAATCAATTTGGTCAGCCTTGGACAACTCTCAAAGAAATTGATCAAAATCAATTAAGAACAAACGTTTACCAAGAAAGGCTTCAAAACCTTTGGATCGGTACTTTCCATTCCTTATTTTCAAGACTTCTGAGATACGATATTGAAAAATATACTGATCCAGAAGGCCTAAAATGGACAAGACAATTTTCAATTTATGATGAAACAGATTCTCAAACATTAGTAAAAGAAATTATCAGTCAAGACATGAATCTTGACCCAAAAAGATATGATCCCAAGAAGATCAAAAGATTAATAAGTAATGCTAAAAATCAATGCTTAACTTCTAATGATCTTTTAGAAAAAGCAGATAATAATTTTGATAAAACAGTTGCAGAAGCCTATAAGAGATATAGGATTTCACTCTCAAAAAATAATTCTTTAGACTTTGATGATCTTCTACTTTTGCCTGTTTTCTTATTGAGACAAAATGATATAGTCAGAGATTACTGGCACAAAAGATTTAAACATATTTTAGTTGACGAATATCAAGATACAAATAGAACACAATATGAACTTATAAAATTAATTACGGCTGGAAATACCGAACCAAAAAAATTCTTCAATTGGCAAGATAGGTCAATTTTTGTAGTTGGGGATGCTGATCAAAGTATTTATAGTTTCAGAGCAGCTGACTTCAGAATTTTAATTGGTTTTCAAGAAGATTTTAAAACTTTAATCAACGACGATACAAAATCATCTTTAATTAAATTAGAAGAAAATTATAGGTCATCTTCCAATATCCTTGATGCTGCAAACTCACTAATTGAAAACAACTCTGAAAGAATTGACAAAGTTTTAAAGGCTACTAAAGAAAAAGGGGAACTTTTAACGTTACTCAGTTGTGATGATGAAATTTCCGAGGCAGAAGCAATTACAAATAAAATAAAATCACTCAATCACTATAATCAAAACCCAATTTGGAAAAATTTTGCAATTTTATATCGAACCAGAGCTCAGTCGAGAGTAATAGAAGAATCTCTTGTAAGGTGGCGCATTCCTTATACAATTTTTGGAGGATTGCGTTTTTATGATAGAAGAGAAATTAAAGATGTAATAGCCTATTTGAAAGTTCTGGTTAATTCTTCAGATAACGTTAGTCTTTTACGAATCATAAATGTTCCTAGAAGAGGGATTGGTAAGACTACTATTCAAAAACTTAATGAACTATCTAATAGGTTAAATATCCCATTATGGGAGGTTCTTAATGATAAGCAAAGTCTTGAAGAAACAGTAGGCAGATCATCAAAAGGAATTAATAAATTTACTGAAATTATGAATGATCTACTGTGTTACCTAGAAAATTCAGGTCCTGCTCAACTACTACAACTTATATTAGAAAAAAGTGGTTATTTAAGCGACTTGCTCTCTAGTGGGACTGAAGAGTCTGAAGATAGAAGAAATAATTTACAAGAACTAATTAATGCAGCTACACAATATGAAGAAGAAACAGAAAGTGGAGATGTAGAGGGATTTCTTTCTACAGCAGCCTTAACAACTGATAATGATACGAAGAAAAATGATCCTAACTCTGTAACTCTCATGACTCTGCATAATAGTAAAGGTTTAGAATTTCAAAATGTTTTTATCACTGGGTTAGAACAAGGTCTCTTCCCTAGCCATAGATCAATAGATACTCCCTCACTTCTTGAAGAGGAAAGAAGATTATGCTATGTAGGTATTACTAGAGCTAAAGAAAGAATTTTCTTAAGTCATGCCAGGGAAAGAAGATTATGGGGTGGCATGCGTGAAGCAACAATTCCTTCAATATTTCTTTCGGAAATACCTGAAGATTTAATGGATGGCGAATTACCACAAACTGGTGGTGCTTCAATTAGAAGAGATTGGCATCTTGATCGTTTAACTAGAGTTGATCGAAACAATCAAAATGAATTTGTTAACAAACCAATAAATGCAGTAAGAAAATTATATTCAGGTCCCAGTAAAGGGAAAAGCTGGATAGTTGGAGATATGCTAATTCACTCAAAGTTTGGGAAAGGTGAAATCATACATATTTTTGGGTCTGGGGAAAAAATATCTTTAGCAGTAAAATTTGGTAATAAAGGAAGTAAAATTCTAGATCCCAGATTAGCTCCAATTCGTTATGTAAGTTAA
- a CDS encoding phycobiliprotein lyase, with amino-acid sequence MTKNLTIINQFIAKSIGEWKSIRSSHTLAFQEFENSTSKIYIKHINKKNKKVVEIFKNYKFSLNLESIAISINWQAISDWEDDYVSEGDETILIFLPKDENSGIVLRNKGYTESFISSSNFFVDEQNNLHIKTIYKSTVSEERISFLSTHVRSRFSTIRNLENNSIIQTSHTSEIRNLASLKD; translated from the coding sequence TTGACGAAGAATCTAACAATAATTAATCAATTCATTGCTAAAAGTATAGGAGAATGGAAATCTATTAGAAGTTCTCACACTTTAGCTTTTCAGGAATTTGAAAACTCAACTAGTAAGATATATATAAAACATATCAACAAAAAAAATAAAAAAGTAGTTGAAATTTTTAAAAATTATAAATTCAGTTTAAACCTAGAGAGCATAGCCATTTCTATAAACTGGCAAGCTATTAGTGATTGGGAAGATGATTATGTGAGTGAGGGAGATGAAACTATTCTGATTTTTTTACCCAAAGATGAAAATTCAGGAATAGTTCTAAGAAACAAAGGTTATACAGAATCCTTTATTTCATCATCTAATTTTTTTGTTGATGAACAAAATAATTTACACATTAAAACTATTTATAAATCAACAGTTTCCGAAGAAAGAATTTCCTTTTTATCCACTCATGTACGATCCAGATTTTCTACTATTAGAAATCTGGAAAATAACTCAATTATACAGACTTCACATACTTCAGAGATAAGGAATTTAGCTAGTTTAAAAGATTAA